From the genome of Yersinia enterocolitica, one region includes:
- a CDS encoding bifunctional tRNA (adenosine(37)-C2)-methyltransferase TrmG/ribosomal RNA large subunit methyltransferase RlmN (23S rRNA m2A2503 methyltransferase; methylates the C2 position of the A2530 nucleotide in 23S rRNA; may be involved in antibiotic resistance) → MSEQLLTSSAPIDAVPTPDNAPAIAAPVTGKINLLDLNRQQMRQFFAEMGEKPFRADQVMKWIYHYCFDDFEQMTDINKVLRAKLQRVAEIRAPEVTEEQRSTDGTIKWAIKVGDQQVETVYIPEGDRATLCVSSQVGCALECKFCSTAQQGFNRNLRVSEIIGQVWRAAKIIGAVKATGIRPITNVVMMGMGEPLLNLNNVVPAMDIMMDDFGFGLSKRRVTLSTSGVVPALDKLGDMIDVALAISLHAPTDDIRDEIVPINRKYNIETFLAAVRRYLDKSKANGGRVTVEYVMLDHINDSVEQAHQLAECLKDTPCKINLIPWNPFPGAPYGRSSNSRVDRFSKVLMEYGFTTIVRKTRGDDIDAACGQLAGEVIDRTKRTLKKKMAGEPIAIKTV, encoded by the coding sequence ATGTCTGAACAATTATTAACTTCATCAGCACCAATTGATGCTGTCCCTACGCCAGACAACGCGCCCGCCATTGCCGCGCCCGTCACTGGCAAAATTAATTTGCTCGACTTAAATCGCCAGCAAATGCGCCAATTCTTTGCTGAAATGGGCGAGAAGCCTTTCCGTGCAGATCAGGTCATGAAGTGGATATATCACTATTGCTTTGATGATTTCGAGCAAATGACCGACATTAATAAAGTGCTACGCGCCAAATTGCAGCGGGTAGCAGAAATCCGTGCACCGGAAGTGACTGAAGAGCAGCGATCAACGGATGGCACCATTAAATGGGCCATCAAAGTGGGTGATCAGCAAGTTGAAACCGTCTATATCCCAGAAGGCGACCGCGCAACGCTGTGTGTGTCATCTCAGGTAGGCTGCGCACTGGAGTGTAAATTCTGCTCCACGGCACAACAGGGCTTTAACCGTAACCTGCGGGTATCGGAAATCATCGGTCAGGTATGGCGTGCGGCCAAAATTATCGGCGCAGTAAAAGCCACCGGTATCCGCCCAATCACCAATGTGGTGATGATGGGGATGGGTGAACCTTTGCTCAATCTGAATAACGTGGTGCCGGCCATGGATATCATGATGGATGACTTTGGTTTCGGCTTATCTAAACGCCGTGTGACCTTGTCTACTTCCGGCGTGGTTCCGGCGTTGGACAAGCTGGGTGATATGATTGATGTGGCGTTGGCTATCTCATTGCACGCGCCGACCGATGATATCCGCGATGAAATCGTGCCAATCAATCGTAAATACAATATTGAAACCTTCCTGGCTGCGGTACGGCGTTATTTGGATAAATCCAAAGCCAATGGTGGGCGGGTTACCGTCGAATACGTTATGCTGGATCACATCAATGACAGCGTGGAACAAGCTCATCAACTGGCGGAATGTCTGAAAGACACACCATGTAAGATTAACTTGATCCCATGGAACCCGTTCCCTGGCGCACCTTATGGCCGTAGTTCAAACAGCCGGGTGGATCGTTTTTCTAAGGTATTGATGGAATATGGTTTTACCACCATTGTTCGTAAAACGCGTGGTGACGATATAGATGCTGCATGTGGGCAGTTAGCGGGTGAGGTGATTGACCGCACCAAGCGTACCTTGAAAAAGAAAATGGCCGGTGAACCTATCGCTATTAAGACAGTCTGA
- a CDS encoding flavodoxin-dependent (E)-4-hydroxy-3-methylbut-2-enyl-diphosphate synthase produces MHNEPPIIRRKSTRIYVGKVPIGDGAPIAVQSMTNTKTTDVAATVAQIVALQRVGVDIVRVSVPTMEAAEAFKLIKQHKDVIVPLVADIHFDYRIALKVAEYGVDCLRINPGNIGNEARIRDVVASARHYNIPIRIGINGGSLEKDIQEKYGEPTPEALLESAMRHVDILDRLNFDQFKVSVKASDVFLAVNSYRLLAKKIDQPLHLGITEAGGARSGSVKSAIGLGLLLSEGIGDTLRISLAADPVEEVKVGFDILKSLRIRARGINFIACPTCSRQEFDVIGTVNALEQRLEDLITPMDVSIIGCVVNGPGEALVSTIGVTGAHNKSGFYEDGVRQKERFDNKNMIDQLEAKIRAKASMLDANNRIVINQLDDE; encoded by the coding sequence ATGCATAACGAACCCCCAATTATCCGACGTAAATCTACCCGGATTTACGTCGGTAAAGTGCCAATTGGTGATGGTGCGCCGATTGCAGTGCAATCGATGACCAATACTAAAACCACGGATGTTGCTGCGACTGTTGCCCAAATCGTAGCATTGCAACGTGTTGGTGTGGATATCGTGCGAGTCTCAGTACCCACCATGGAAGCGGCTGAGGCGTTTAAATTAATCAAGCAGCATAAAGACGTCATTGTGCCGCTGGTTGCCGATATTCATTTTGACTACCGTATCGCCCTGAAAGTGGCTGAGTACGGTGTTGATTGCTTGCGTATTAACCCCGGTAATATTGGCAACGAAGCCCGTATCCGAGACGTGGTTGCTAGCGCTCGCCACTACAACATCCCTATCCGTATCGGTATCAATGGTGGATCGCTGGAGAAAGATATTCAGGAGAAATACGGTGAACCTACGCCGGAAGCCCTGCTTGAATCCGCGATGCGGCATGTCGACATTCTTGACCGCCTCAATTTTGATCAGTTTAAAGTCAGTGTTAAAGCCTCAGATGTTTTCCTGGCGGTAAACTCCTATCGTTTGTTAGCCAAAAAAATCGACCAACCTTTGCATTTGGGTATTACCGAAGCGGGTGGTGCGCGCAGTGGTTCAGTTAAATCTGCCATTGGATTAGGTTTGTTGCTGTCTGAAGGTATTGGCGATACGTTGCGTATCTCGCTGGCGGCTGATCCGGTTGAAGAAGTCAAAGTCGGTTTCGATATTCTTAAATCTTTGCGTATCCGTGCCCGTGGGATTAACTTTATCGCTTGCCCAACATGCTCGCGCCAAGAGTTTGACGTTATCGGTACTGTGAATGCTTTAGAACAGCGGTTAGAAGATCTGATTACACCTATGGATGTCTCTATCATCGGTTGTGTGGTCAATGGCCCGGGTGAGGCTTTAGTGTCGACTATCGGTGTGACCGGTGCTCATAACAAAAGCGGTTTCTACGAAGATGGTGTTCGTCAAAAAGAACGCTTTGATAACAAAAATATGATTGACCAGTTGGAAGCCAAAATTCGGGCTAAAGCATCAATGCTTGATGCTAATAATCGGATTGTTATCAATCAATTGGATGATGAATAA
- a CDS encoding histidine--tRNA ligase: MAKNIQAIRGMNDYLPADTAVWQRIESILKQVLAGYGYSEIRMPIVEQTPLFKRAIGEVTDVVEKEMYTFDDRNGESLTLRPEGTAGCVRAGIEHGLLYNQEQRLWYIGPMFRYERPQKGRYRQFHQLGAEVFGLQGPDIDAELILLTARWWRALGISEHVQLELNSIGSLDARADYREALVTFLEQHVEVLDEDCKRRMYSNPLRVLDSKNPDVQLLLNDAPKLSEYLDEESKQHFAGLCELLDQASIPYTVNERLVRGLDYYNRTVFEWVTNSLGAQGTVCAGGRYDGLVEQLGGRATPAVGFAMGLERLVLLVQAVNADFQVPATVDVYVISSGQDTQSAAMLLAENLRDAMPTLKLMTNYGGGNVKKQFTRADKWGARVALMLGESEVAAQQVVVKDLRNGEQETLAQADVAARLALMLG; encoded by the coding sequence GTGGCAAAGAACATTCAAGCCATCCGTGGTATGAACGACTACCTGCCAGCCGATACGGCAGTATGGCAGCGCATTGAAAGTATCTTGAAGCAAGTACTTGCAGGCTACGGTTATAGCGAAATTCGCATGCCGATTGTAGAGCAGACCCCGTTATTCAAGCGCGCGATCGGTGAAGTCACCGACGTGGTTGAAAAAGAGATGTATACCTTTGATGATCGCAATGGCGAAAGTCTGACACTGCGTCCTGAGGGAACCGCAGGGTGTGTACGTGCAGGTATTGAACATGGTCTGCTGTACAATCAGGAACAGCGTCTGTGGTACATCGGTCCGATGTTCCGCTATGAGCGCCCACAGAAAGGCCGCTATCGTCAATTCCATCAGTTGGGTGCGGAAGTTTTCGGTCTGCAAGGGCCGGATATTGATGCCGAATTAATTTTGCTGACTGCCCGGTGGTGGCGTGCTTTAGGTATCTCAGAGCATGTGCAACTTGAACTGAACTCCATTGGATCATTGGATGCGCGTGCTGATTACCGTGAAGCGCTGGTGACTTTCCTCGAGCAACACGTTGAGGTACTGGACGAAGATTGTAAGCGCCGGATGTACAGTAATCCGCTGAGAGTGCTGGACTCCAAAAATCCCGATGTTCAATTGCTGCTAAATGATGCGCCTAAGCTATCTGAATATCTGGATGAAGAGTCAAAACAACATTTTGCAGGTCTGTGTGAACTTTTAGACCAGGCCAGCATCCCATATACCGTCAATGAGCGTTTAGTTCGTGGTTTAGATTATTATAACCGTACGGTATTTGAGTGGGTCACCAATAGCTTGGGCGCCCAGGGCACTGTGTGTGCCGGTGGGCGTTACGACGGTTTGGTTGAACAACTCGGTGGGCGTGCAACGCCTGCGGTTGGTTTTGCCATGGGCCTTGAGCGTTTGGTTCTGTTAGTGCAGGCCGTAAATGCTGACTTCCAGGTACCAGCGACAGTAGATGTTTATGTCATTTCGTCTGGTCAGGATACGCAAAGTGCTGCAATGCTACTTGCTGAGAACCTGCGTGATGCCATGCCAACGCTGAAATTAATGACCAATTACGGCGGTGGTAATGTCAAAAAGCAATTTACCCGCGCTGATAAGTGGGGTGCCCGTGTTGCATTAATGCTTGGCGAAAGCGAAGTAGCAGCACAGCAAGTGGTCGTAAAAGATTTGCGAAATGGTGAACAAGAAACGCTGGCGCAAGCGGATGTTGCTGCGCGTCTGGCTTTGATGTTGGGTTAA
- a CDS encoding outer membrane protein assembly factor BamB, with protein MQLRKTLLVGLVSVALLSGCSLFNSEEDVVTMSPLPKIENQFTPTKVWSTSVGGGVGDYYSHLRPAWQGTTVFAADRKGLVKAMDADSGKQIWQTDLSEKTNFLSSNRSAMLSGGVTASGAHVYVGSEKAVVYALNSDDGQVAWQTVVAGEALSRPVVSDGVVLIHTSNGMLQALNESDGAIKWTLNLDTPALSLRGESAPAVAFGAAIVGGDNGRVSAVMMEQGQLIWQQRISQVTGTTEIDRLNDVDTTPVVVDGVVYALAYNGNLTALDLRSGQILWKREMGSVNDIIVDAGRIYLVDQNDRIVALKTDGGITLWSQSDLLHRNLTAPVMYNGYLVVGDAEGYLHWVNTDDGRFVAQQSVDSSGFLSAPVVASDKLLVQARGGTVYAFTR; from the coding sequence ATGCAATTGCGTAAAACACTCTTAGTAGGACTGGTATCTGTTGCCCTATTGAGCGGTTGTTCACTGTTTAACAGTGAAGAAGATGTGGTTACCATGTCACCACTGCCAAAAATTGAGAATCAATTCACACCAACTAAAGTGTGGAGTACCTCAGTAGGTGGTGGTGTCGGTGATTATTACTCCCATTTGCGCCCAGCCTGGCAGGGGACGACTGTCTTTGCCGCCGACCGTAAAGGCTTGGTGAAAGCCATGGACGCCGACAGCGGTAAGCAAATCTGGCAAACCGATTTGTCTGAAAAAACCAACTTCCTTTCCAGCAACCGTTCTGCAATGTTATCTGGTGGCGTCACTGCATCAGGTGCCCATGTGTATGTCGGCAGCGAGAAAGCGGTAGTTTATGCGCTTAATTCCGATGATGGTCAGGTTGCATGGCAGACCGTGGTGGCGGGTGAAGCATTATCTCGTCCGGTTGTCAGCGATGGGGTGGTACTGATCCATACATCAAATGGCATGCTGCAAGCACTGAATGAATCAGACGGTGCGATTAAGTGGACATTAAACCTCGATACACCAGCGCTGTCTCTGCGCGGTGAATCTGCACCAGCAGTCGCATTCGGTGCAGCGATTGTCGGTGGTGACAATGGCCGCGTCAGTGCGGTAATGATGGAACAGGGCCAGTTGATCTGGCAACAGCGTATTTCCCAAGTGACAGGTACCACTGAAATTGACCGCCTGAACGACGTTGATACCACGCCTGTGGTTGTTGATGGTGTGGTTTATGCTTTGGCATACAATGGTAACTTGACTGCATTAGATCTGCGTTCCGGCCAGATCCTGTGGAAGCGTGAAATGGGATCAGTGAATGACATCATTGTCGACGCGGGTCGCATTTATCTGGTCGATCAAAATGACCGAATTGTTGCGCTGAAAACAGATGGCGGTATAACCCTTTGGAGTCAAAGCGATTTATTACATCGTAACTTGACAGCTCCTGTGATGTATAATGGGTATCTGGTTGTAGGTGATGCCGAAGGTTATCTGCACTGGGTGAATACCGATGATGGCCGTTTTGTAGCTCAACAGAGCGTAGACAGCTCCGGCTTCCTGAGTGCGCCAGTGGTTGCCAGCGATAAGTTGCTGGTTCAGGCGAGAGGCGGCACGGTATACGCGTTCACCCGTTAA
- a CDS encoding penicillin-binding protein 1C: MRKNIYSRYRRMGWALVLILVLFPATLWLADRLWPLPLAEVQVARVVVGEDGTPLWRFADADGVWRYPVTLSQVSPYYLQALLTFEDRWFYSHPGVNPLALARAAWQDLRAGKILSGGSTLSMQVARLIDPHPRTLAGKLRQVWRTFQLEWHFSKVQILEIYLNRAPFGGTLQGIGAASWTYLAKPPSQLTAAEAALLAALPQAPSRLRPDRYPLRAKAARDKVLTRLADYQVWTAKDVADIKQEEVWLAPRQMPQLAPLLARRLTSGNQREVIHTTLDTGLQRQLEDMAASWRHQLPEKTSLGLLVVDHTTMKVRAYLGSVDFQDNSRFGHVDMVSAWRSPGSTLKPFLYAMALDDGLIHAESLLQDVPRRFGDYRPGNFDTGFHGPVSASEALVRSLNLPAVQLLEAYGPKRFTANLRNGGLNLRFPSHSEPSLAVILGGTGSRLDQLVAAYSAFARGGMAATLRFEPQQQIQERRLFSPGAAWITRRIMAGEARPLPDDILPATVPLAWKTGTSYGYRDAWAIGINARYTIGVWVGRPDGTPVAGQFGYATAIPILNQVNNLLMAGLQQSIRRLPSDPRPSSVSREEICWPGGQPLAVGDSNCRQRRQSWVLDGTVPPTLTAPGQENMQGSQLSIWLNQQGERVAADCLGAKPTQVALWPLPLEPWLPLAERRNQRLPAASQQCPPQGEGSAAPLLILGIRDGAVVKRLPGHNSLDLRLVAQGGRGQHWWFLNGEQVAVTENNQSWVQSLSVPGGYQLNVLDESGQVGNIMFRME, translated from the coding sequence ATGCGCAAAAATATCTATTCCCGCTATCGGCGTATGGGCTGGGCGTTGGTGCTTATCTTGGTGTTGTTTCCGGCCACTCTTTGGCTGGCAGATAGACTTTGGCCATTGCCTCTGGCCGAGGTCCAGGTCGCGCGGGTAGTGGTTGGTGAAGATGGTACACCGTTATGGCGTTTTGCCGATGCTGACGGCGTATGGCGTTATCCGGTGACGTTGAGTCAGGTTTCGCCGTATTATCTACAAGCACTGCTCACTTTTGAAGACCGCTGGTTTTACTCTCATCCCGGGGTAAACCCATTGGCGCTAGCGCGTGCCGCCTGGCAGGATCTGCGCGCTGGTAAGATACTTTCAGGTGGCAGCACGCTATCTATGCAGGTTGCCCGCTTGATCGACCCACATCCGCGCACGTTAGCTGGCAAATTGCGTCAAGTCTGGCGTACTTTTCAGTTGGAATGGCATTTTTCCAAAGTTCAAATTCTCGAAATCTACCTTAATCGCGCTCCATTTGGTGGCACCCTACAAGGGATTGGCGCTGCCAGTTGGACCTATTTAGCTAAGCCGCCCTCTCAATTAACCGCGGCAGAAGCCGCATTGCTGGCAGCATTACCGCAAGCCCCTAGTCGGCTACGTCCCGATCGCTATCCTCTACGGGCAAAGGCTGCTCGAGACAAAGTGTTAACCCGACTGGCGGATTATCAGGTTTGGACAGCAAAGGATGTGGCTGATATTAAACAAGAAGAGGTCTGGCTGGCACCGCGTCAGATGCCACAATTGGCTCCTTTACTGGCTCGCCGTTTAACCAGTGGTAATCAGCGCGAAGTGATCCACACCACACTTGATACCGGATTACAGCGCCAATTGGAAGATATGGCGGCGAGTTGGCGTCATCAATTACCTGAGAAAACCTCGCTAGGCTTGCTGGTGGTTGACCATACCACGATGAAGGTGCGTGCTTATCTTGGGTCGGTGGATTTTCAGGACAACAGCCGCTTTGGTCATGTGGATATGGTCAGTGCATGGCGCTCACCGGGGTCGACACTCAAACCTTTCCTGTATGCCATGGCACTGGATGACGGCCTGATCCATGCTGAATCTCTGCTTCAGGACGTGCCACGTCGCTTTGGTGATTACCGGCCTGGCAATTTTGATACCGGATTCCATGGGCCGGTCAGTGCTAGTGAAGCTCTGGTGCGTTCGCTGAATTTACCGGCGGTTCAATTACTGGAAGCCTACGGCCCAAAACGTTTTACCGCCAATTTACGCAATGGTGGTCTGAACTTACGTTTCCCCTCTCACAGTGAACCCAGTCTGGCGGTCATTTTAGGCGGAACCGGTTCACGGTTGGATCAATTGGTTGCCGCGTATAGCGCTTTCGCCCGTGGCGGAATGGCAGCAACATTGCGTTTTGAACCGCAGCAACAAATACAAGAACGGCGACTATTCTCACCGGGAGCGGCATGGATTACCCGGCGCATTATGGCCGGTGAAGCCAGACCATTACCGGATGACATTTTGCCAGCTACCGTGCCACTGGCATGGAAAACCGGTACCAGCTACGGCTATCGTGATGCTTGGGCTATTGGCATCAATGCGCGTTATACAATAGGCGTGTGGGTGGGGCGTCCAGATGGCACTCCGGTTGCCGGGCAGTTTGGTTATGCTACTGCGATACCGATACTTAATCAGGTCAATAACCTGTTGATGGCAGGGTTACAGCAAAGCATTCGCAGGTTACCGTCAGATCCAAGGCCATCGTCAGTCAGTCGGGAAGAGATTTGTTGGCCGGGTGGGCAACCGCTAGCGGTTGGTGATAGCAACTGTCGACAGCGGCGTCAAAGCTGGGTGCTCGATGGCACGGTACCGCCCACACTGACCGCACCCGGCCAGGAAAATATGCAGGGTAGTCAACTCAGTATCTGGCTAAATCAGCAAGGCGAGCGGGTTGCCGCGGATTGCTTAGGAGCCAAGCCAACGCAAGTGGCCTTGTGGCCACTGCCACTGGAACCATGGTTGCCACTGGCTGAACGGCGTAATCAACGGTTACCCGCAGCAAGCCAGCAATGTCCACCGCAAGGGGAAGGCAGTGCTGCACCATTGCTGATTTTAGGTATACGTGATGGTGCTGTAGTTAAGCGCTTACCTGGTCATAATAGCCTTGATCTGCGCCTGGTGGCGCAAGGCGGGAGAGGTCAACATTGGTGGTTCCTCAATGGGGAGCAGGTGGCGGTAACCGAGAATAATCAGTCATGGGTACAAAGCTTATCTGTGCCGGGCGGCTATCAGCTTAATGTATTGGATGAAAGTGGCCAGGTGGGTAATATAATGTTCCGTATGGAATAG
- a CDS encoding type IV pilus biogenesis/stability protein PilW produces the protein MKLTRLWRVCLIVTVLAGCSGSSPEKVSQPAAGQTRLQLGLEYLAQGDLNAARQNLEKAVEADPQDYRAQLGMAFYEQRIGENSAAEQRYQQAMKLAPGNGTVLNNYGAFLCGLGQYVPAQQQFSAAALLPDYGQVADSLENAGYCFLRANQNDQARILLSRALKYDPDKGEPLLAEAQRHFGEGNRAQAQLLLDVYQHTLPASAESLWLQIRFAALAGRQDSVQRYGKQLARSFPQSKQYQHFLANEY, from the coding sequence ATGAAGCTGACAAGACTGTGGAGAGTTTGCCTGATTGTGACCGTATTGGCTGGTTGTTCCGGTTCATCGCCGGAAAAGGTTAGCCAACCCGCCGCCGGGCAGACGCGTTTACAACTGGGTTTAGAGTATTTGGCGCAGGGTGATCTTAATGCCGCGCGGCAGAATCTTGAGAAGGCTGTAGAGGCTGATCCACAGGATTATCGCGCTCAATTGGGTATGGCGTTTTACGAACAACGTATCGGTGAAAACAGTGCCGCAGAGCAGCGTTATCAGCAAGCGATGAAACTGGCACCTGGAAATGGCACGGTACTGAATAATTACGGTGCGTTTCTGTGTGGTTTAGGGCAGTATGTACCGGCCCAACAACAGTTTAGCGCAGCAGCGCTGCTGCCCGATTACGGTCAGGTGGCAGATAGTCTGGAAAACGCTGGATATTGCTTTTTACGGGCCAATCAAAATGACCAGGCTCGGATACTGTTGAGTCGGGCATTGAAGTATGATCCTGATAAAGGTGAGCCGCTGCTTGCAGAAGCTCAAAGGCATTTTGGAGAAGGGAATCGCGCTCAGGCGCAACTATTACTGGATGTTTACCAACATACACTTCCGGCCAGTGCTGAAAGTTTATGGTTACAAATTCGTTTCGCCGCGCTAGCAGGCCGTCAAGATAGTGTTCAACGCTATGGCAAGCAGCTTGCGCGAAGTTTTCCACAATCCAAACAGTACCAGCATTTTCTAGCTAATGAATACTGA
- a CDS encoding cytoskeleton protein RodZ — translation MNTEASQDQTVPETTGVRLRQAREALGLTQQTVAERLCLKVSTIRDLEEDKAQANLASTFHRGYIRSYAKLVHLPEDELLPMLEKQAPIRATKVAPMQSFSLGKKHKKRDGWLMSFTWLIVLVVLGLTGAWWWQNHQAQQAEIATMADQSSAQLLQNGGQSVPLSDENSDPNAPTDTQAPIANSQPASTPTASGTAPVTNSTAPVDTVNNRVETATNQGATPAESVVVSPSQAVVPDASTAQSPLPTADAGVNGAASSVGSLVMNFKADCWLQVVDASGKTLFSGIQKGGATLNLSGKSPYKLTIGAPGALTITYQGNPVDLSKFIKANRVARLTVGVE, via the coding sequence ATGAATACTGAAGCCTCCCAAGATCAAACAGTTCCAGAGACGACAGGTGTGCGCCTGCGTCAAGCCCGCGAAGCTCTAGGGCTAACTCAGCAGACGGTTGCAGAACGTCTGTGTCTGAAGGTATCCACAATCCGTGATCTTGAGGAGGATAAAGCGCAAGCTAATCTCGCCTCAACATTCCACCGTGGTTACATTCGTTCTTACGCCAAATTGGTTCACCTCCCTGAAGATGAACTGTTACCCATGTTGGAAAAACAAGCACCAATCAGGGCAACAAAAGTGGCCCCAATGCAAAGTTTTTCATTGGGGAAAAAGCATAAAAAACGTGATGGCTGGTTGATGAGTTTCACCTGGCTTATTGTGTTGGTTGTGCTGGGGTTGACAGGAGCATGGTGGTGGCAAAATCATCAGGCGCAGCAAGCAGAGATAGCCACTATGGCTGATCAATCCTCTGCCCAGCTGTTGCAAAATGGCGGGCAATCTGTGCCGCTGTCTGATGAGAATAGCGATCCTAACGCGCCGACCGATACCCAGGCTCCGATTGCGAATAGTCAGCCTGCCTCTACACCTACGGCAAGTGGTACTGCACCGGTAACAAACAGTACAGCACCTGTGGATACGGTAAATAACCGTGTCGAGACAGCAACTAATCAGGGAGCGACTCCGGCGGAGTCTGTGGTCGTTTCCCCGAGTCAGGCAGTTGTGCCTGATGCTTCTACCGCGCAATCACCACTACCTACAGCAGACGCTGGGGTAAATGGTGCGGCATCATCTGTGGGTTCATTGGTAATGAACTTCAAAGCTGATTGCTGGTTACAGGTTGTTGATGCGAGTGGAAAAACATTGTTTAGCGGTATCCAAAAAGGAGGCGCGACCCTCAACCTATCGGGGAAATCCCCTTATAAACTGACTATCGGTGCACCTGGTGCGCTGACAATCACATATCAGGGTAATCCGGTTGATTTGAGTAAGTTTATTAAGGCTAATCGCGTAGCCCGCCTGACTGTCGGTGTAGAGTAA
- a CDS encoding nucleoside-diphosphate kinase, producing MALERTFSIIKPNAVINNDIGAIYARFESAGFEIIAAKMLRLTKEQAEGFYAEHKGRPFFDGLVEFMTSGPIMVQVLEGENAVQRHRDIMGATNPANALAGTLRADFADSFTANAVHGSDAVESAQREIAYFFAADEIISRR from the coding sequence ATGGCTTTAGAACGTACTTTCTCCATCATCAAACCCAATGCTGTTATCAATAACGACATTGGTGCTATTTATGCGCGTTTTGAAAGTGCTGGTTTCGAAATCATTGCTGCAAAAATGCTGCGCCTGACCAAAGAACAAGCAGAAGGTTTTTACGCAGAACATAAAGGCCGCCCGTTCTTCGATGGTTTGGTTGAATTTATGACCTCTGGCCCAATTATGGTACAAGTTCTGGAAGGTGAGAATGCCGTTCAGCGCCACCGTGATATCATGGGGGCAACTAATCCAGCTAACGCACTAGCAGGCACTCTGCGTGCTGACTTTGCCGACAGTTTTACCGCTAACGCAGTACACGGTTCTGATGCGGTTGAATCAGCTCAGCGTGAAATTGCCTATTTCTTCGCTGCGGATGAGATTATTTCTCGTCGCTAA